The DNA window ACCGGCAAAGGCTTTGGCCACATCGTCGCGACCGAAAACCGCACCTTCAACGATCATGAGCGCATCGCGGGTCATTTCGCGTGCGTAGTGGTGGCCGCCGTGTCCGGCCAGGATTGCTTTCCAGCCCTCGTGCTCTTCGCGGAGGAGGATGGCGGGCAAATCATCGGTGATCAGAGTCATGGCCTCACGCTACCCCCAGGCACCGCACCCGTGTCGAGGCTTAAGTCGCGCGGCCGGTCACAGCGTCGAAGCTCACGTGCTGCATCACCCAGGAGTGCATCGCGACAGCCGCGGCCGCCGATGCGTTGATCGATCGGGTCGACCCGAACTGACTGATCTCGAGAACAGCATCCGACGCTTCGATCGCCTCGGGCGACAAGCCTGGCCCCTCCTGGCCGAACAGCATGACGCACCGCTCAGGAAGCGCGAAGGTCTCGATGAGCACCGAGCCCGGCACATTGTCGATCCCGATCACGGGCATGCCCTCGGCCTTCGCCCACTCGACGAGCGCCGCGATATCCGGGTGGTGAACGACGTGCTGGTAGCGATCGGTCACCATCGCACCCCGCTTGTTCCACCGCCGGCGCCCGACGATGTGCACGGTATCTGCGGCGAAGGCGTTCGCGGTGCGCACGATCGACCCGATGTTCATGTCGTGCTGCCAGTTTTCGATGGCGACGTGAAACGGATGCCTGTGCTCGTCGAGGTCAGCGACGATGGCGTCGAGTTTCCAATAGCGGTACCGGTCGATCACATTGCGGGTGTCACCGTGTGCGAGCAGTTCGGCGTCGTAATAGTCCTCGACGGGCCACTCACCACTCCACGGACCTACTCCGTTGGTCGATAACTCGTGGGTGGGGGTGTTCGTCGTTTCAGGCACAAAGACAGGGTAGCCGGGCAGCCTGAATGGGAGACACTGGGGTATGGAGTCCCTGCCGAAAACCCCGCGTGACCCGTCACTCGCCCCCTCCCTGGAGTTGGCGGACCAGCTCGGCGTTGATCCGACCGTTGGGCTGACCTCCGATGAAGCAGCGCGGCGGCTCGCGGCAGACGGCCCAAACGAACTTCGCGGCAAGGCGCCCATCCCCGTCTGGCGGAAACTGCTCGCCCAGTTCGAGGACCCTCTGATCTATCTGCTGCTCGCTGCAGTGGCCATTTCACTCGCCGCCTGGATCGTTGAGGGAGCCCACGGCGTTCCGATCGACGCGGTCGTCATCTTCGCGATCGTTCTGCTCAACGCGATCCTCGGTTTTGCGCAGGAAGCCAGGGCCGAAGATGCTGTGGCAGCGCTCAGCACCATGACCGCGGCGACGTCGACAGTCCTCCGGGACGGCAGGCTCGCCACGATCCCATCGTCAGAACTCGTTCGCGGGGACATCCTCGTGCTCGGTGAGGGCGACGCTGTCGGCGCCGATGGTCGCCTGCTCTCGGCGAGCGGGCTGAGGATCGCGGAAGCATCGCTCACGGGTGAGAGCGAGGCCGTGACGAAACATCCGCAGCAGCTCACCGCCCCTGCGCCACTGGGCGACCGGATCAACATGGTGTTCAAGGGCACAGCCGTCACCCAGGGGGTCGGCAGGGCGGTCATTACCGGTACAGGCATGAACACCGAAGTCGGCTCGATCGCCGACATGCTTGACGCGACTGTCGAGGAGCCGACGCCCCTGCAAAACGAGGTCGCCCGCATCGGCAGGATTCTCGGCATCATCGTCATTGCGATCGCGATCACCGTGATGGGCACGATCATCATCGTGAACGGGGTGTCGTCGATCAGCGACCTCGTCATCGTTCTCCTGCTCGGCGTCTCCCTCGCCGTCGCCGCCGTCCCCGAGGGTCTCCCGGCGATCCTGAGCGTCGTCCTCTCGATCGGTGTACGCCGCATGGCGAAACGCAACGCGGTGGTCAAGCAGCTGAGCTCAGTCGAAGCGCTCGGATCGGCATCCGTCATCTGCACGGATAAAACGGGCACACTGACCCGAAACGAGATGACGATCGAGCGCGTTGTCACGTCGTCGGGATCCGTCGACGTCACTGGGGTCGGCTACCGCCCCCAGGGTGCTGTGCTCCACAACGGTGCGCCCCTCTCCGACCCTGCACTGCGTCTGGAGACCGAACTCCTTCTCGGTGCCGGCTCACTTGCCAACAACGCCCAGCTGGCCGAACGCAACGGTCAGTGGGAGATCCAGGGAGACCCCACCGAGGCGGCATTCCTCGTCGCCGCTGCCAAGCTCGACGACACAGCAACCCGGATCGACCGGTTCGAACGTACCGCCGAGATCCCCTTCACGTCCGACCGCAAGATGATGTCGGCGGTGTGCCGCGAAAAAACCGACGGTGCCCCTGTGCTCTTCAGCAAGGGCGCACCGGACGTTCTGCTCGACCGGTGCACCCGGATCCAGGTCGGCACCGAGGTCGTCGAACTCACCGACGACCTCAAGCGGCGAGCGCTTGATGACGTCGAGGCGCTGTCGGCTGAGGCTTTCCGGACTCTTGGCGTTGCGTACCGCGCGCTATCGGACGACGACCAGCCCCTCGATGAGGTCGACGAATCAATCGAGAACGGACTCGTCTACGCCGGTGTCGTCGGCATCATCGATCCCCCGAGGGATGAAGCGGGTCGCGCCATCGCCGAAGCCCACCGTGCAGGCATCCGCGTCATCATGATCACGGGAGACCACCCGTCAACAGCGGCACGCATCGCTGCCGACCTGGGGATCATCGCGCCGGGACAGCGCGCCGTAACCGGTACCGAACTCGACGCCCTCGACGACAACCAGCTCAGGGAAAAGGTCAGAGAATTCTCGGTGTACGCCCGGGTTGCCCCAGAGC is part of the Mycetocola zhujimingii genome and encodes:
- a CDS encoding TrmH family RNA methyltransferase; the encoded protein is MPETTNTPTHELSTNGVGPWSGEWPVEDYYDAELLAHGDTRNVIDRYRYWKLDAIVADLDEHRHPFHVAIENWQHDMNIGSIVRTANAFAADTVHIVGRRRWNKRGAMVTDRYQHVVHHPDIAALVEWAKAEGMPVIGIDNVPGSVLIETFALPERCVMLFGQEGPGLSPEAIEASDAVLEISQFGSTRSINASAAAAVAMHSWVMQHVSFDAVTGRAT
- a CDS encoding cation-translocating P-type ATPase; the protein is MESLPKTPRDPSLAPSLELADQLGVDPTVGLTSDEAARRLAADGPNELRGKAPIPVWRKLLAQFEDPLIYLLLAAVAISLAAWIVEGAHGVPIDAVVIFAIVLLNAILGFAQEARAEDAVAALSTMTAATSTVLRDGRLATIPSSELVRGDILVLGEGDAVGADGRLLSASGLRIAEASLTGESEAVTKHPQQLTAPAPLGDRINMVFKGTAVTQGVGRAVITGTGMNTEVGSIADMLDATVEEPTPLQNEVARIGRILGIIVIAIAITVMGTIIIVNGVSSISDLVIVLLLGVSLAVAAVPEGLPAILSVVLSIGVRRMAKRNAVVKQLSSVEALGSASVICTDKTGTLTRNEMTIERVVTSSGSVDVTGVGYRPQGAVLHNGAPLSDPALRLETELLLGAGSLANNAQLAERNGQWEIQGDPTEAAFLVAAAKLDDTATRIDRFERTAEIPFTSDRKMMSAVCREKTDGAPVLFSKGAPDVLLDRCTRIQVGTEVVELTDDLKRRALDDVEALSAEAFRTLGVAYRALSDDDQPLDEVDESIENGLVYAGVVGIIDPPRDEAGRAIAEAHRAGIRVIMITGDHPSTAARIAADLGIIAPGQRAVTGTELDALDDNQLREKVREFSVYARVAPEHKLRLVDALQDDGQIVAMTGDGVNDAPALKSADIGVAMGITGTEVTKEAARMILADDNFATIVAAVRQGRVIFDNIRKFLRYLLSSNMGEVLTVFLGVLLAGAIGLSEASNEAIVLPLLATQILWINLLTDSGPALAMGVDPEIDDVMARKPRKLSDRAIDGRMWGGILSVGFVMAVVTLLTIDLFLPGGFVPGEDSLEVARTAGFTTLVLAQLFNALNARSEVTSAFHGLFTNGWLWGAIALSLVLQIAVVNLPFLQVAFGTAPLGLHHWLICTALASCVLWFDELRKIVLRSPLFGTPK